The genomic stretch CAAAGCCGATGCAAGCTGCGCCGGCACCGCATCCGCCAGCGGCACGATCCGGTCGCGAAACCGGTTCGCCGGCTGGTCGATCAGCTGCGCCCACCCCAGCGCACTGACGGCCATGCCGATCGTCACGCCGCCAAAGGCTTCGACCCGGAGCGCACGGCTCGTCGGGCCGTACAGCGCGACATGCGGAGTCGGTGCGTAAATGCGGTTGCCAATGGTCACGTTGACCGGGCGTTCGTCCATGAACAGACGGATGTTGGCAGAGCCGGGCATGATCCACTCGATCGCCCCCATCACTTCGGGCCCGGCCGAATCAAGGACGTAATATTCAGTGATATAGTCCCCGACCCGCGGATCGGGCCGCTCGTAGCGCAGTGCCGTATTGAGGTCCGTCTCGAACACCGCCGGATCGACGCCGGGCATATGGGTACCGCTGGCGATCATGCGGCGCGGCGGATGATCGGGAGGAAAGCGGCGACCATCACGGTCGCCCATGCCATGGTCGGGAATGGCGGCACCTGGCGTCGGCGGGGAGGAAAATACATGGTCCGGCAGAATCTGCGCTCTTGTGAAGATGCCATAGGATATCGGCCTGTTACCGACCATTGCTGTGCAACTCCAGCAATAGATTGTCGGCAATATGGTTCCGTCTGAAACAGAGCTTTCATACAATCGCTTACCCTTGCGCCTTGCCGCGGACGCGCGATCGCATCCCGTCCTATTCTAGAGTGGTTTTGCGGCAACGCGCGGTCACCGATGTGCTTTCGCCGCCCCCCGGGCCCAGACTGTGCGCCGTGCGATGCCCGCCTTCGACATCTGCGAAGCGCCGGAAAGCACGCGATGCCCCGCAATATTGCGTCCGTAACGCCCGGTTCACGCCACCGTCATGCGCGCGCTCCACTATAAATACAGCAAACGCACTCGCGGATCGGGCGAAGGCTGTTCATCGCAAACCCCTCGGCCAAGGTCCGTCATGCTCGTCTTTCTCGATTTCGAAGCCTCATCGCTGTCGCCGAACAGCTATCCCATCGAAGTGGGCTGGGTGTTCGAGGACGGGCGCCGCGAATCCCACCTCATCTGCCCTGCGCTCGGCTGGCACGACTGGGATGCCGCAGCCGAGGCCGTCCACCATATCCCGCGCGCCACGCTGCTGCGCGACGGCACCCCGCATGACTGGGTCGCCCGGCGGAT from Sphingomonas hengshuiensis encodes the following:
- a CDS encoding AraC family transcriptional regulator — protein: MGDRDGRRFPPDHPPRRMIASGTHMPGVDPAVFETDLNTALRYERPDPRVGDYITEYYVLDSAGPEVMGAIEWIMPGSANIRLFMDERPVNVTIGNRIYAPTPHVALYGPTSRALRVEAFGGVTIGMAVSALGWAQLIDQPANRFRDRIVPLADAVPAQLASALHKRLGASDMALEVKGILDAFFVDTLGEPHPDEPAIRIMSALIVDETVEDIAIIADRVGMSVPRLRQLSLRYFGFPPKRLMRRARFLRSLLRMYAAGDAADYSLISRGYFDVSHFLRDSEEFLGTTPRRFMAQQTPYLRQILRARTAVMGEPAQALHPIDAAI